A window of the Henckelia pumila isolate YLH828 chromosome 3, ASM3356847v2, whole genome shotgun sequence genome harbors these coding sequences:
- the LOC140893059 gene encoding uncharacterized protein At3g17950-like has translation MAEQEEGWPLGLQPLNLRNRELNTSLSFNTLLTRSPLSSSLSSSDLDIQSTSSFFHDRSITLGSLIGISNILELSRRSTRRRLPEPAAVRNKKNYKSRTWFLSLCSRQSTDAVTMNTSLGHFLETERRAAAGANYRRSNVPSPLAYGVDDFSPGSDSNPLFDGGRVAPPQLGSWADERTLSRDLPSHANGDGTPLLLSCLCGN, from the exons ATGGCTGAAcag GAAGAAGGGTGGCCACTGGGGCTGCAACCACTCAATCTCAGAAATCGTGAGCTTAATACTTCCCTCTCTTTCAACACTTTGCTCACTCGCTCCCCCCTCTCTTCTTCTCTTTCTTCTTCCGATCTTGACATCCAG TCCACCAGCTCCTTCTTCCACGACAGAAGCATCACTCTAGGCAGCCTCATCGGCATTTCCAACATCCTCGAGCTCTCCCGAAGATCCACGCGGAGACGACTACCCGAACCCGCTGCAGTtagaaacaagaagaattacAAATCCAGGACATGGTTTTTATCCCTTTGTTCCAGGCAGAGCACTGATGCTGTGACCATGAACACGTCCCTAGGCCATTTTCTTGAAACAGAGAGGAGAGCAGCTGCCGGTGCAAACTACAGAAGATCAAACGTCCCGAGCCCCCTCGCATATGGAGTCGACGACTTTTCTCCCGGTTCAGACTCCAACCCTTTGTTCGATGGAGGGCGTGTAGCTCCTCCTCAATTGGGATCGTGGGCGGACGAAAGAACGTTGAGCCGGGACTTGCCGTCCCATGCTAATGGAGACGGAACTCCGTTGCTTCTCTCGTGTTTATGTGGAAATTGA